One stretch of Paenibacillus sp. FSL R5-0341 DNA includes these proteins:
- a CDS encoding alpha-L-fucosidase, producing MDKNEYLQQIEATIAKGKFKDNWSSLSAFQVPEWYQKAKFGIFIHWGLYSVPAYDSEWYSRNMYIQGSKAYEHHLAVYGPHKEFGYKDFIPMFRAEKFDADEWATLFKQAGARYVMPVAEHHDGFQMYKSDISHYNTYEMGPKRDLLGEMKVAYEKQGLTLCVSSHRAEHWFFMSHGKEFESDIQEPLKRGDFYWPAMPEPDHHDLYGSPPTEEYLEDWLIRCCELVDQYQPKVFYFDWWIQTVAFKPYLKKFTAYYYNKGEEWGVPVAINYKHEAYMFGSAVPDVERGQFAELKPYFWQTDTAVAKNSWCYTENNNYKSAEEILRDLVDIVSKNGSLLLNIGPKADGSIPDEDRDILLTIGKWLEVNGEAIYDTSFWRTFGEGPTEVKEGQFTDGDTKVFTSEDIRFTVKESSLYATVLAYPDNGVIHIKSLKEHSHHFQGVIQDIQVLGYEEQPKWERTAEALTITTTNVKSIAPVVFKIELD from the coding sequence ATGGATAAAAACGAATATTTGCAACAGATCGAAGCAACGATTGCCAAGGGGAAATTCAAGGACAATTGGAGTTCACTTAGCGCATTTCAAGTTCCTGAATGGTACCAGAAGGCGAAATTCGGCATCTTCATCCACTGGGGGCTGTACTCCGTCCCGGCCTATGATAGCGAATGGTATTCGCGAAATATGTATATTCAAGGTTCCAAAGCTTATGAACATCACCTTGCGGTGTACGGACCTCATAAGGAGTTTGGATATAAAGACTTCATTCCGATGTTTCGTGCAGAGAAGTTCGATGCAGATGAATGGGCAACGTTATTTAAACAGGCCGGAGCCAGATATGTTATGCCTGTAGCTGAGCACCACGATGGTTTTCAGATGTACAAGAGCGATATCTCTCACTATAACACATATGAAATGGGCCCCAAACGGGATCTTCTGGGTGAGATGAAGGTTGCTTATGAGAAGCAGGGACTGACCTTATGTGTATCGTCCCACCGTGCCGAGCATTGGTTCTTCATGTCTCACGGGAAGGAATTTGAGTCAGATATTCAGGAGCCCCTGAAGCGCGGTGATTTCTATTGGCCTGCCATGCCGGAACCGGATCATCATGATCTGTATGGTTCGCCTCCAACCGAGGAGTATCTGGAAGACTGGTTGATTCGTTGCTGTGAGCTGGTGGATCAATATCAGCCAAAGGTCTTCTATTTCGATTGGTGGATTCAAACGGTTGCATTCAAACCCTATCTTAAGAAATTCACTGCTTATTATTATAACAAGGGCGAAGAATGGGGCGTGCCTGTAGCGATCAATTATAAACATGAGGCCTATATGTTTGGCAGTGCCGTTCCGGATGTGGAGCGGGGACAGTTTGCTGAACTCAAGCCCTATTTTTGGCAAACCGATACGGCTGTCGCTAAAAACTCATGGTGTTACACGGAAAATAATAACTATAAATCGGCCGAGGAAATCCTTCGGGATCTCGTGGATATTGTAAGCAAAAACGGAAGCCTGCTGCTGAACATTGGACCCAAAGCAGACGGCAGCATACCGGATGAAGATCGGGACATTTTGCTGACCATCGGCAAGTGGTTGGAAGTGAACGGCGAAGCCATCTATGATACATCCTTCTGGCGTACGTTTGGCGAGGGTCCAACAGAGGTGAAGGAAGGGCAATTCACGGATGGGGATACGAAGGTATTTACGAGTGAAGATATACGGTTTACGGTAAAAGAAAGCAGTCTGTACGCGACGGTTCTTGCCTACCCGGACAACGGGGTGATTCACATTAAATCGCTGAAGGAACATTCTCACCATTTTCAAGGCGTTATTCAGGACATTCAGGTCCTTGGGTACGAGGAACAACCGAAATGGGAGAGAACAGCGGAGGCACTGACGATTACTACAACCAACGTGAAGAGTATAGCACCTGTCGTTTTCAAAATTGAATTGGATTAA